The Humulus lupulus chromosome 3, drHumLupu1.1, whole genome shotgun sequence genome window below encodes:
- the LOC133823513 gene encoding ubiquitin C-terminal hydrolase 13 isoform X1 produces the protein MTMMTPPPLDQQEDEEMLVPHSDLVEGPQPMEAAQVEPANTVENQTVENQPVEDPPSIKFTWTIENFTRLNVKKHYSDVFVVGGYKWRILIFPKGNNVDYLSMYLDVADSSTLPYGWSRYAQFSLAVVNQMHNKYSIRKDTQHQFNARESDWGFTSFMPLSDLYDPSRGYLMNDTCLVEAEVAVRKVLDYWSYDSKKETGYVGLKNQGATCYMNSLLQTLYHIPYFRKAVYHMPTTENDMPSGSIPLALQSLFYKLQYNDSSVATKELTKSFGWDTYDSFMQHDVQELNRVLCEKLEDKMKGTVVEGTIQQLFEGHHMNYIECINVDYKSTRKESFYDLQLDVKGCRDVYASFDKYVEVERLEGDNKYHAEEHGLQDAKKGVLFIDFPPVLQLQLKRFEYDFMRDTMVKINDRYEFPLQLDLDRENGKYLSPDADRSVRNLYTLHSVLVHSGGVHGGHYYAFIRPTLTDQWYKFDDERVTKEDMKRALEEQYGGEEELPQTNPGFNNTPFKFTKYSNAYMLVYIRESDKDKIICNVDEKDIAEHLRVRLKKEQEEKEDKKRYKAQAHLFTIIKVARDEDLSEQIGKDIYFDLVDHDKVRSFRIQKQTPFNQFKEEVAKEFGIPVQFQRFWIWAKRQNHTYRPNRPLTPQEETQSVGQLREVSNKTHNAELKLFLEVELGPDLRPIPPPDKTKEDILLFFKLYDPEKKELRYVGRLFVKSSGKPLEILGKLNQMAGFASDVEIELYEEIKFEPCVMCEHLDKRTSFRLSQIEDGDIICFQKSPLPETEVESKYPDVPSFLEYVHNRQIVHFRALERPKEDDFCLELSKIHSYDDVVERVARQIGLDDPSKIRLTAHNCYSQQPKPQPIKYRGVEHLSDMLVHYNQVTSDILYYEVLDIPLPELQGLKNLKVAFHHATKDEVVIHNIRLPKQSTVGDVINVLKTKVELSRPDAELRLLEVFYHKIYKIFPHTEKIENINDQYWTLRAEEIPEEEKNLGAHDRLIHVYHFTKETAQNQMQVQNFGEPFFLVIREGETLAEVKVRIQKKLQVPDDEFSKWKFAFLSLGRPEYLQDSDVVSSRFQRRDVYGAWEQYLGLEHSDNAPKRAYAVNQNRHAYEKPVKIYN, from the exons TGGGGGGTTATAAATG GCGAATACTAATTTTTCCCAAGGGGAATAATGTAGACTATCTGTCAATGTATTTGGATGTGGCCGATTCTTCAACATTGCCATATGGATGGAGTAGATACGCTCAGTTCAGCTTGGCTGTCGTTAACCAGATGCATAACAAGTACTCAATTAGAAAGG ACACACAGCACCAGTTTAACGCAAGGGAAAGTGACTGGGGTTTCACATCATTCATGCCTCTAAGTGATCTTTATGACCCTAGTAGAGGGTATCTAATGAATGACACTTGTTTAGTTGAAGCCGAGGTAGCTGTCCGCAAGGTTCTTGATTACTGGTCTTATGATTCTAAAAAGGAAACTGGTTATGTTGGACTCAAGAATCAGGGAGCAACTTGTTACATGAATTCTCTGCTCCAGACATTGTACCATATTCCTTATTTCAGAAAG gctgtgtaccacatgccaactACTGAGAATGATATGCCATCGGGAAGCATCCCACTTGCGCTACAGAGTTTATTCTATAAGCTTCAATATAATGACAGCAGTGTTGCCACAAAAGAATTAACCAAGTCTTTCGGATGGGATACATATGATTCTTTTATGCAACATGATGTGCAAGAACTCAACAGGGTACTTTGTGAAAAGCTTGAAGACAAAATGAAG GGAACTGTTGTGGAGGGGACGATACAACAATTATTTGAGGGTCATCACATGAATTACATAGAGTGCATAAATGTAGACTACAAATCTACAAGAAAGGAATCATTTTATG ACCTTCAGCTTGATGTGAAAGGGTGTCGGGATGTTTATGCCTCTTTTGACAAGTATGTGGAAGTTGAACGTCTTGAGGGTGATAATAAATATCATGCTGAAGAACATGGTTTGCAG GATGCTAAGAAGGGTGTCTTATTTATTGACTTCCCACCTGTCCTTCAACTTCAACTAAAGCGGTTTGAATATGATTTTATGCGGGACACGATGGTCAAG ATCAATGACCGCTACGAGTTTCCTCTTCAACTTGATCTTGACAGAGAAAATGGAAAATATCTATCACCTGATGCTGATAGAAGTGTCCGCAACCTTTATACACTTCATAG TGTCTTGGTTCATAGTGGTGGGGTGCATGGTGGACACTACTACGCTTTTATTAGGCCAACCCTCACAGATCAGTG GTACAAATTTGATGATGAACGTGTGACAAAAGAAGATATGAAAAGGGCACTAGAAGAGCAGTATGGTGGCGAGGAAGag TTGCCACAGACCAACCCTGGTTTTAATAATACTCCCTTCAAGTTTACAAAATACTCTAATGCATACATGCTTGTGTATATAAGGGAAAGTGACAAGGACAAAATAATTTGTAATGTTGACGAGAAGGACATAGCTGAACATTTAAGG GTAAGATTGAagaaagaacaagaagaaaaggAGGATAAGAAAAGATATAAAGCACAAGCCCACCTTTTTACTATTATAAAG GTAGCACGAGATGAGGACCTTTCTGAACAGATTGGAAAAGATATATATTTTGACCTTGTAGATCATGACAAAGTTCGTAGTTTCCGTATTCAGAAACAGACACCCTTTAACCAATTCAAG GAAGAGGTTGCAAAAGAGTTTGGAATACCTGTGCAATTTCAACGGTTCTGGATTTGGGCGAAACGGCAAAATCACACATACCGCCCCAATAGACCTTTGACACCTCAGGAGGAAACACAATCA GTTGGACAGTTGAGAGAGGTCTCAAATAAGACACATAATGCAGAGCTTAAATTGTTTTTGGAAGTTGAGCTCGGACCG GATTTACGTCCTATTCCTCCGCCTGATAAAACTAAGGAAGATATACTACTCTTTTTCAAGCTTTATGATCCTGAGAAAAAGGAGCTACG ATACGTTGGGAGACTTTTTGTGAAGAGCTCTGGTAAGCCATTGGAAATTTTAGGAAAACTTAATCAAATGGCTGGCTTTGCTTCTGATGTAGAAATTGAACTTTATGAG GAGATAAAGTTTGAACCTTGTGTCATGTGTGAACACCTTGATAAGAGGACCTCTTTTCGGTTGAGTCAG ATAGAAGACGGGGACATTATTTGCTTTCAGAAATCTCCTCTACCTGAAACTGAAGTAGAAAGCAAATACCCAGATGTGCCTTCATTTTTGGAATATGTACACAATCGACAG ATTGTTCACTTTCGAGCATTGGAGAGACCAAAGGAGGATGATTTCTGTTTAGAACT GTCAAAGATACACAGCTATGATGATGTGGTTGAGAGAGTGGCTCGCCAAATAGGTTTGGATGATCCATCCAAAATCAGGCTAACAGCTCATAATTGTTATTCTCAGCAACCTAAGCCCCAGCCTATAAAATATAGAGGAGTAGAACATTTGTCAGACATGCTAGTCCATTACAATCAAGTA ACCTCCGATATTTTGTACTATGAAGTTTTGGACATCCCCCTGCCAGAACTACAAGGTTTAAAAAATCTGAAAGTTGCTTTTCATCACGCAACAAAAGATGAG GTGGTTATTCACAACATCAGATTACCAAAACAGAGCACTGTTGGAGATGTGATCAACGTACTTAAAACAAAG GTAGAGTTGTCTCGTCCAGATGCAGAACTCAGACTGCTTGAGGTTTTCTACCACAAGATATACAAG ATCTTTCCACACACTGAAAAGATCGAGAATATAAATGATCAATACTGGACCTTGCGAGCAGAGGAG ATTCCGGAGGAAGAGAAAAACCTGGGTGCCCATGATCGCTTAATTCATGTCTACCACTTCACAAAGGAGACTGCACAAAACCAGATG CAAGTCCAAAATTTTGGTGAACCCTTCTTCTTGGTCATTCGTGAAGGTGAGACTTTAGCTGAAGTGAAGGTGCGTATTCAAAAGAAGTTGCAGGTTCCAGATGATGAGTTTTCTAAG TGGAAGTTTGCTTTCTTATCGCTTGGTCGTCCAGAGTACCTGCAGGATTCTGATGTAGTTTCAAGTCGTTTCCAG AGAAGAGATGTATATGGTGCTTGGGAACAGTACCTTGGGTTGGAGCACTCTGATAATGCTCCTAAGAGGGCTTATGCAGTAAATCAG AACCGACACGCATACGAGAAGCCAGTTAAAATATACAACTAA
- the LOC133823513 gene encoding ubiquitin C-terminal hydrolase 12 isoform X3 translates to MTMMTPPPLDQEDEEMLVPHSDLVEGPQPMEAAQVEPANTVENQTVENQPVEDPPSIKFTWTIENFTRLNVKKHYSDVFVVGGYKWRILIFPKGNNVDYLSMYLDVADSSTLPYGWSRYAQFSLAVVNQMHNKYSIRKDTQHQFNARESDWGFTSFMPLSDLYDPSRGYLMNDTCLVEAEVAVRKVLDYWSYDSKKETGYVGLKNQGATCYMNSLLQTLYHIPYFRKAVYHMPTTENDMPSGSIPLALQSLFYKLQYNDSSVATKELTKSFGWDTYDSFMQHDVQELNRVLCEKLEDKMKGTVVEGTIQQLFEGHHMNYIECINVDYKSTRKESFYDLQLDVKGCRDVYASFDKYVEVERLEGDNKYHAEEHGLQDAKKGVLFIDFPPVLQLQLKRFEYDFMRDTMVKINDRYEFPLQLDLDRENGKYLSPDADRSVRNLYTLHSVLVHSGGVHGGHYYAFIRPTLTDQWYKFDDERVTKEDMKRALEEQYGGEEELPQTNPGFNNTPFKFTKYSNAYMLVYIRESDKDKIICNVDEKDIAEHLRVRLKKEQEEKEDKKRYKAQAHLFTIIKVARDEDLSEQIGKDIYFDLVDHDKVRSFRIQKQTPFNQFKEEVAKEFGIPVQFQRFWIWAKRQNHTYRPNRPLTPQEETQSVGQLREVSNKTHNAELKLFLEVELGPDLRPIPPPDKTKEDILLFFKLYDPEKKELRYVGRLFVKSSGKPLEILGKLNQMAGFASDVEIELYEEIKFEPCVMCEHLDKRTSFRLSQIEDGDIICFQKSPLPETEVESKYPDVPSFLEYVHNRQIVHFRALERPKEDDFCLELSKIHSYDDVVERVARQIGLDDPSKIRLTAHNCYSQQPKPQPIKYRGVEHLSDMLVHYNQVTSDILYYEVLDIPLPELQGLKNLKVAFHHATKDEVVIHNIRLPKQSTVGDVINVLKTKVELSRPDAELRLLEVFYHKIYKIFPHTEKIENINDQYWTLRAEEIPEEEKNLGAHDRLIHVYHFTKETAQNQMQVQNFGEPFFLVIREGETLAEVKVRIQKKLQVPDDEFSKWKFAFLSLGRPEYLQDSDVVSSRFQRRDVYGAWEQYLGLEHSDNAPKRAYAVNQNRHAYEKPVKIYN, encoded by the exons TGGGGGGTTATAAATG GCGAATACTAATTTTTCCCAAGGGGAATAATGTAGACTATCTGTCAATGTATTTGGATGTGGCCGATTCTTCAACATTGCCATATGGATGGAGTAGATACGCTCAGTTCAGCTTGGCTGTCGTTAACCAGATGCATAACAAGTACTCAATTAGAAAGG ACACACAGCACCAGTTTAACGCAAGGGAAAGTGACTGGGGTTTCACATCATTCATGCCTCTAAGTGATCTTTATGACCCTAGTAGAGGGTATCTAATGAATGACACTTGTTTAGTTGAAGCCGAGGTAGCTGTCCGCAAGGTTCTTGATTACTGGTCTTATGATTCTAAAAAGGAAACTGGTTATGTTGGACTCAAGAATCAGGGAGCAACTTGTTACATGAATTCTCTGCTCCAGACATTGTACCATATTCCTTATTTCAGAAAG gctgtgtaccacatgccaactACTGAGAATGATATGCCATCGGGAAGCATCCCACTTGCGCTACAGAGTTTATTCTATAAGCTTCAATATAATGACAGCAGTGTTGCCACAAAAGAATTAACCAAGTCTTTCGGATGGGATACATATGATTCTTTTATGCAACATGATGTGCAAGAACTCAACAGGGTACTTTGTGAAAAGCTTGAAGACAAAATGAAG GGAACTGTTGTGGAGGGGACGATACAACAATTATTTGAGGGTCATCACATGAATTACATAGAGTGCATAAATGTAGACTACAAATCTACAAGAAAGGAATCATTTTATG ACCTTCAGCTTGATGTGAAAGGGTGTCGGGATGTTTATGCCTCTTTTGACAAGTATGTGGAAGTTGAACGTCTTGAGGGTGATAATAAATATCATGCTGAAGAACATGGTTTGCAG GATGCTAAGAAGGGTGTCTTATTTATTGACTTCCCACCTGTCCTTCAACTTCAACTAAAGCGGTTTGAATATGATTTTATGCGGGACACGATGGTCAAG ATCAATGACCGCTACGAGTTTCCTCTTCAACTTGATCTTGACAGAGAAAATGGAAAATATCTATCACCTGATGCTGATAGAAGTGTCCGCAACCTTTATACACTTCATAG TGTCTTGGTTCATAGTGGTGGGGTGCATGGTGGACACTACTACGCTTTTATTAGGCCAACCCTCACAGATCAGTG GTACAAATTTGATGATGAACGTGTGACAAAAGAAGATATGAAAAGGGCACTAGAAGAGCAGTATGGTGGCGAGGAAGag TTGCCACAGACCAACCCTGGTTTTAATAATACTCCCTTCAAGTTTACAAAATACTCTAATGCATACATGCTTGTGTATATAAGGGAAAGTGACAAGGACAAAATAATTTGTAATGTTGACGAGAAGGACATAGCTGAACATTTAAGG GTAAGATTGAagaaagaacaagaagaaaaggAGGATAAGAAAAGATATAAAGCACAAGCCCACCTTTTTACTATTATAAAG GTAGCACGAGATGAGGACCTTTCTGAACAGATTGGAAAAGATATATATTTTGACCTTGTAGATCATGACAAAGTTCGTAGTTTCCGTATTCAGAAACAGACACCCTTTAACCAATTCAAG GAAGAGGTTGCAAAAGAGTTTGGAATACCTGTGCAATTTCAACGGTTCTGGATTTGGGCGAAACGGCAAAATCACACATACCGCCCCAATAGACCTTTGACACCTCAGGAGGAAACACAATCA GTTGGACAGTTGAGAGAGGTCTCAAATAAGACACATAATGCAGAGCTTAAATTGTTTTTGGAAGTTGAGCTCGGACCG GATTTACGTCCTATTCCTCCGCCTGATAAAACTAAGGAAGATATACTACTCTTTTTCAAGCTTTATGATCCTGAGAAAAAGGAGCTACG ATACGTTGGGAGACTTTTTGTGAAGAGCTCTGGTAAGCCATTGGAAATTTTAGGAAAACTTAATCAAATGGCTGGCTTTGCTTCTGATGTAGAAATTGAACTTTATGAG GAGATAAAGTTTGAACCTTGTGTCATGTGTGAACACCTTGATAAGAGGACCTCTTTTCGGTTGAGTCAG ATAGAAGACGGGGACATTATTTGCTTTCAGAAATCTCCTCTACCTGAAACTGAAGTAGAAAGCAAATACCCAGATGTGCCTTCATTTTTGGAATATGTACACAATCGACAG ATTGTTCACTTTCGAGCATTGGAGAGACCAAAGGAGGATGATTTCTGTTTAGAACT GTCAAAGATACACAGCTATGATGATGTGGTTGAGAGAGTGGCTCGCCAAATAGGTTTGGATGATCCATCCAAAATCAGGCTAACAGCTCATAATTGTTATTCTCAGCAACCTAAGCCCCAGCCTATAAAATATAGAGGAGTAGAACATTTGTCAGACATGCTAGTCCATTACAATCAAGTA ACCTCCGATATTTTGTACTATGAAGTTTTGGACATCCCCCTGCCAGAACTACAAGGTTTAAAAAATCTGAAAGTTGCTTTTCATCACGCAACAAAAGATGAG GTGGTTATTCACAACATCAGATTACCAAAACAGAGCACTGTTGGAGATGTGATCAACGTACTTAAAACAAAG GTAGAGTTGTCTCGTCCAGATGCAGAACTCAGACTGCTTGAGGTTTTCTACCACAAGATATACAAG ATCTTTCCACACACTGAAAAGATCGAGAATATAAATGATCAATACTGGACCTTGCGAGCAGAGGAG ATTCCGGAGGAAGAGAAAAACCTGGGTGCCCATGATCGCTTAATTCATGTCTACCACTTCACAAAGGAGACTGCACAAAACCAGATG CAAGTCCAAAATTTTGGTGAACCCTTCTTCTTGGTCATTCGTGAAGGTGAGACTTTAGCTGAAGTGAAGGTGCGTATTCAAAAGAAGTTGCAGGTTCCAGATGATGAGTTTTCTAAG TGGAAGTTTGCTTTCTTATCGCTTGGTCGTCCAGAGTACCTGCAGGATTCTGATGTAGTTTCAAGTCGTTTCCAG AGAAGAGATGTATATGGTGCTTGGGAACAGTACCTTGGGTTGGAGCACTCTGATAATGCTCCTAAGAGGGCTTATGCAGTAAATCAG AACCGACACGCATACGAGAAGCCAGTTAAAATATACAACTAA
- the LOC133823513 gene encoding ubiquitin C-terminal hydrolase 12 isoform X5, translating into MTMMTPPPLDQEDEEMLVPHSDLVEGPQPMEAAQVEPANTVENQTVENQPVEDPPSIKFTWTIENFTRLNVKKHYSDVFVVGGYKWRILIFPKGNNVDYLSMYLDVADSSTLPYGWSRYAQFSLAVVNQMHNKYSIRKDTQHQFNARESDWGFTSFMPLSDLYDPSRGYLMNDTCLVEAEVAVRKVLDYWSYDSKKETGYVGLKNQGATCYMNSLLQTLYHIPYFRKAVYHMPTTENDMPSGSIPLALQSLFYKLQYNDSSVATKELTKSFGWDTYDSFMQHDVQELNRVLCEKLEDKMKGTVVEGTIQQLFEGHHMNYIECINVDYKSTRKESFYDLQLDVKGCRDVYASFDKYVEVERLEGDNKYHAEEHGLQDAKKGVLFIDFPPVLQLQLKRFEYDFMRDTMVKINDRYEFPLQLDLDRENGKYLSPDADRSVRNLYTLHSVLVHSGGVHGGHYYAFIRPTLTDQWYKFDDERVTKEDMKRALEEQYGGEEELPQTNPGFNNTPFKFTKYSNAYMLVYIRESDKDKIICNVDEKDIAEHLRVRLKKEQEEKEDKKRYKAQAHLFTIIKVARDEDLSEQIGKDIYFDLVDHDKVRSFRIQKQTPFNQFKEEVAKEFGIPVQFQRFWIWAKRQNHTYRPNRPLTPQEETQSVGQLREVSNKTHNAELKLFLEVELGPDLRPIPPPDKTKEDILLFFKLYDPEKKELRYVGRLFVKSSGKPLEILGKLNQMAGFASDVEIELYEEIKFEPCVMCEHLDKRTSFRLSQIEDGDIICFQKSPLPETEVESKYPDVPSFLEYVHNRQIVHFRALERPKEDDFCLELSKIHSYDDVVERVARQIGLDDPSKIRLTAHNCYSQQPKPQPIKYRGVEHLSDMLVHYNQTSDILYYEVLDIPLPELQGLKNLKVAFHHATKDEVVIHNIRLPKQSTVGDVINVLKTKVELSRPDAELRLLEVFYHKIYKIFPHTEKIENINDQYWTLRAEEIPEEEKNLGAHDRLIHVYHFTKETAQNQMQVQNFGEPFFLVIREGETLAEVKVRIQKKLQVPDDEFSKWKFAFLSLGRPEYLQDSDVVSSRFQRRDVYGAWEQYLGLEHSDNAPKRAYAVNQNRHAYEKPVKIYN; encoded by the exons TGGGGGGTTATAAATG GCGAATACTAATTTTTCCCAAGGGGAATAATGTAGACTATCTGTCAATGTATTTGGATGTGGCCGATTCTTCAACATTGCCATATGGATGGAGTAGATACGCTCAGTTCAGCTTGGCTGTCGTTAACCAGATGCATAACAAGTACTCAATTAGAAAGG ACACACAGCACCAGTTTAACGCAAGGGAAAGTGACTGGGGTTTCACATCATTCATGCCTCTAAGTGATCTTTATGACCCTAGTAGAGGGTATCTAATGAATGACACTTGTTTAGTTGAAGCCGAGGTAGCTGTCCGCAAGGTTCTTGATTACTGGTCTTATGATTCTAAAAAGGAAACTGGTTATGTTGGACTCAAGAATCAGGGAGCAACTTGTTACATGAATTCTCTGCTCCAGACATTGTACCATATTCCTTATTTCAGAAAG gctgtgtaccacatgccaactACTGAGAATGATATGCCATCGGGAAGCATCCCACTTGCGCTACAGAGTTTATTCTATAAGCTTCAATATAATGACAGCAGTGTTGCCACAAAAGAATTAACCAAGTCTTTCGGATGGGATACATATGATTCTTTTATGCAACATGATGTGCAAGAACTCAACAGGGTACTTTGTGAAAAGCTTGAAGACAAAATGAAG GGAACTGTTGTGGAGGGGACGATACAACAATTATTTGAGGGTCATCACATGAATTACATAGAGTGCATAAATGTAGACTACAAATCTACAAGAAAGGAATCATTTTATG ACCTTCAGCTTGATGTGAAAGGGTGTCGGGATGTTTATGCCTCTTTTGACAAGTATGTGGAAGTTGAACGTCTTGAGGGTGATAATAAATATCATGCTGAAGAACATGGTTTGCAG GATGCTAAGAAGGGTGTCTTATTTATTGACTTCCCACCTGTCCTTCAACTTCAACTAAAGCGGTTTGAATATGATTTTATGCGGGACACGATGGTCAAG ATCAATGACCGCTACGAGTTTCCTCTTCAACTTGATCTTGACAGAGAAAATGGAAAATATCTATCACCTGATGCTGATAGAAGTGTCCGCAACCTTTATACACTTCATAG TGTCTTGGTTCATAGTGGTGGGGTGCATGGTGGACACTACTACGCTTTTATTAGGCCAACCCTCACAGATCAGTG GTACAAATTTGATGATGAACGTGTGACAAAAGAAGATATGAAAAGGGCACTAGAAGAGCAGTATGGTGGCGAGGAAGag TTGCCACAGACCAACCCTGGTTTTAATAATACTCCCTTCAAGTTTACAAAATACTCTAATGCATACATGCTTGTGTATATAAGGGAAAGTGACAAGGACAAAATAATTTGTAATGTTGACGAGAAGGACATAGCTGAACATTTAAGG GTAAGATTGAagaaagaacaagaagaaaaggAGGATAAGAAAAGATATAAAGCACAAGCCCACCTTTTTACTATTATAAAG GTAGCACGAGATGAGGACCTTTCTGAACAGATTGGAAAAGATATATATTTTGACCTTGTAGATCATGACAAAGTTCGTAGTTTCCGTATTCAGAAACAGACACCCTTTAACCAATTCAAG GAAGAGGTTGCAAAAGAGTTTGGAATACCTGTGCAATTTCAACGGTTCTGGATTTGGGCGAAACGGCAAAATCACACATACCGCCCCAATAGACCTTTGACACCTCAGGAGGAAACACAATCA GTTGGACAGTTGAGAGAGGTCTCAAATAAGACACATAATGCAGAGCTTAAATTGTTTTTGGAAGTTGAGCTCGGACCG GATTTACGTCCTATTCCTCCGCCTGATAAAACTAAGGAAGATATACTACTCTTTTTCAAGCTTTATGATCCTGAGAAAAAGGAGCTACG ATACGTTGGGAGACTTTTTGTGAAGAGCTCTGGTAAGCCATTGGAAATTTTAGGAAAACTTAATCAAATGGCTGGCTTTGCTTCTGATGTAGAAATTGAACTTTATGAG GAGATAAAGTTTGAACCTTGTGTCATGTGTGAACACCTTGATAAGAGGACCTCTTTTCGGTTGAGTCAG ATAGAAGACGGGGACATTATTTGCTTTCAGAAATCTCCTCTACCTGAAACTGAAGTAGAAAGCAAATACCCAGATGTGCCTTCATTTTTGGAATATGTACACAATCGACAG ATTGTTCACTTTCGAGCATTGGAGAGACCAAAGGAGGATGATTTCTGTTTAGAACT GTCAAAGATACACAGCTATGATGATGTGGTTGAGAGAGTGGCTCGCCAAATAGGTTTGGATGATCCATCCAAAATCAGGCTAACAGCTCATAATTGTTATTCTCAGCAACCTAAGCCCCAGCCTATAAAATATAGAGGAGTAGAACATTTGTCAGACATGCTAGTCCATTACAATCAA ACCTCCGATATTTTGTACTATGAAGTTTTGGACATCCCCCTGCCAGAACTACAAGGTTTAAAAAATCTGAAAGTTGCTTTTCATCACGCAACAAAAGATGAG GTGGTTATTCACAACATCAGATTACCAAAACAGAGCACTGTTGGAGATGTGATCAACGTACTTAAAACAAAG GTAGAGTTGTCTCGTCCAGATGCAGAACTCAGACTGCTTGAGGTTTTCTACCACAAGATATACAAG ATCTTTCCACACACTGAAAAGATCGAGAATATAAATGATCAATACTGGACCTTGCGAGCAGAGGAG ATTCCGGAGGAAGAGAAAAACCTGGGTGCCCATGATCGCTTAATTCATGTCTACCACTTCACAAAGGAGACTGCACAAAACCAGATG CAAGTCCAAAATTTTGGTGAACCCTTCTTCTTGGTCATTCGTGAAGGTGAGACTTTAGCTGAAGTGAAGGTGCGTATTCAAAAGAAGTTGCAGGTTCCAGATGATGAGTTTTCTAAG TGGAAGTTTGCTTTCTTATCGCTTGGTCGTCCAGAGTACCTGCAGGATTCTGATGTAGTTTCAAGTCGTTTCCAG AGAAGAGATGTATATGGTGCTTGGGAACAGTACCTTGGGTTGGAGCACTCTGATAATGCTCCTAAGAGGGCTTATGCAGTAAATCAG AACCGACACGCATACGAGAAGCCAGTTAAAATATACAACTAA